One segment of Metallosphaera cuprina Ar-4 DNA contains the following:
- the soxA gene encoding proton pump complex quinol oxidase subunit SoxA: MSEHRDWEKIWFIVMLLIVVAFVGYSFFGIATGSTATYRYGLPLESGVPKPLPNGTVIIYMEGVQWAWVPQNATEIVYSSNGTQISLPVSNQVITYVNGFPYIKVMPNQPVEMILYSNNVVHAFYIRLPHGPQNVNIVPGINSYSFFFAPSTPGNYTFHCAEYCGIGHSYMYGFLWVM; encoded by the coding sequence TTGTCAGAGCATAGAGATTGGGAGAAGATTTGGTTTATCGTGATGCTCTTGATCGTAGTAGCTTTCGTTGGTTATTCGTTTTTTGGGATTGCTACCGGGAGTACTGCAACTTACAGATATGGTTTACCTCTGGAAAGCGGAGTTCCCAAGCCACTACCCAACGGAACAGTTATAATTTACATGGAAGGTGTACAATGGGCATGGGTTCCCCAAAACGCGACTGAAATAGTTTATTCATCGAACGGCACTCAGATTTCATTACCTGTTTCAAACCAGGTCATCACCTATGTTAACGGTTTCCCTTACATCAAAGTGATGCCTAATCAACCTGTTGAGATGATTCTATACAGTAATAACGTAGTTCACGCATTTTACATTAGACTTCCTCACGGTCCGCAGAACGTTAATATAGTTCCCGGGATAAACAGCTATTCGTTTTTCTTCGCTCCATCAACTCCAGGCAATTACACTTTTCACTGCGCTGAGTACTGTGGAATAGGGCATTCGTACATGTATGG